In the Drosophila takahashii strain IR98-3 E-12201 chromosome 3R, DtakHiC1v2, whole genome shotgun sequence genome, one interval contains:
- the DNaseII gene encoding deoxyribonuclease-2, with protein sequence MRSLCFVLLLVWFSCQSEAKVSCKDESGNDVDWWHLYKLPKHYQHNDLGKDTSGLKYLYVTSQNYDTWQMSGKFISDPLSLPAQTLNPVNADPTHTLLAAYNDQLPNGTVFSTGGHAKGIVASDGETAIWIVHSVPKYPTVPDYTYPTSGEQYAQSMLCITLKAEDLEKVGQVLVYNEPHFYYERNPLVSRSDELFPSLERALHGQWRTESPFQKDVEIRTLDGKKFRLFGKSGRANVELYADVVAPALDVSLFVEAWRDGSGNLPNSCDKSDKILNVEAISSPALSVDFRTTQDHSKWAVSRPTGVLIYHWRVGGGDWICVGDINRQQGQLQRGGGTVCHKSSRVSNLYRQLVANYDKCAEVQ encoded by the exons ATGAGATCTCTGTGCTTTGTCTTGCTGCTCGTTTGGTTTTCATGCCAAAGCGAAGCAAAAGTGTCCTGTAAGGATGAGTCCGGAAACGATGTGGATTG GTGGCACCTTTACAAGTTGCCGAAGCACTATCAGCACAACGACTTGGGCAAGGACACCAGTGGCTTGAAGTACCTGTATGTGACTAGCCAGAACTACGACACCTGGCAAATGTCCGGGAAGTTCATCAGTGACCCCTTGTCCCTGCCAGCCCAGACCCTCAACCCCGTGAACGCTGATCCCACCCACACCCTGCTGGCCGCCTACAACGATCAGCTGCCCAATGGAACTGTCTTCAGCACTGGCGGCCATGCCAAAGGAATTGTGGCCAGTGATGGTGAGACGGCCATTTGGATTGTCCACTCGGTGCCCAAATATCCCACTGTTCCCGATTATACCTATCCCACCTCCGGTGAGCAATACGCCCAGAGTATGCTCTGCATCACGCTGAAGGCTGAGGATCTGGAGAAGGTGGGTCAGGTGCTGGTCTACAATGAACCGCACTTCTACTACGAACGCAATCCTCTGGTCAGCCGATCCGATGAGCTATTTCCGAGCTTGGAGAGGGCACTACATGGCCAGTGGCGTACGGAATCGCCTTTCCAGAAGGACGTAGAGATCCGCACTTTGGATGGCAAGAAGTTCCGACTGTTTGGAAAGAGTGGTCGCGCCAATGTGGAGTTGTATGCCGATGTTGTGGCCCCCGCTCTTGATGTCAGTCTTTTCGTGGAGGCGTGGCGCGATGGTAGCGGCAATTTGCCAAATAGCTGCGATAAATCCGATAAGATCCTCAACGTGGAGGCTATTTCCAGTCCGGCGCTATCGGTGGACTTTAGGACCACCCAGGATCACTCAAAGTGGGCCGTTTCCCGCCCCACGGGCGTTCTGATCTACCACTGGCGTGTTGGCGGCGGCGACTGGATTTGCGTGGGCGATATCAACCGCCAGCAGGGTCAGTTGCAGAGGGGCGGCGGAACTGTCTGCCACAAGAGCTCCAGGGTCTCCAATTTGTACCGCCAGCTAGTCGCCAACTACGACAAGTGTGCCGAGGTGCAATAG